In a genomic window of Magnolia sinica isolate HGM2019 chromosome 14, MsV1, whole genome shotgun sequence:
- the LOC131226283 gene encoding LOW QUALITY PROTEIN: chloroplast sensor kinase, chloroplastic (The sequence of the model RefSeq protein was modified relative to this genomic sequence to represent the inferred CDS: inserted 1 base in 1 codon) codes for MMLLCAVPPHTHSSILLPFHCFSYSSSSKSKAPSIFYSNHSSRSSDTAFTFTRPNVRTNPSSPSPSPVHQSSTNGNSSTPDEQGLVPSAAAIAAAIRRSSASPVEIVQRIARDGNDGLVLPSPDFCRLCVEQLDLFRAIVDPVAVLSVYVRPAGSYVMDQLELRRVTLYPGTNGAETAEVVILIGNFGMPTGLRAAEAVLSNNQVQVIPECQAVVFPMVKHPFVVGFLVAELPMTEFEQCVNVQKDGQGIPIYPSLEESYGIPSNSDRQMWEIQTFKEDWVKTYHQFTIKQRSRAIKISRSLAMAYVMDQKAMLLQQSSWQNNVRMSNLVEQIRGPLSSIRTLSKMLSVHMKRSEISYDIIEDILVQGDRMKDTLQQLQDAVYLTKANIVRFNEETLKKMHNSTYNHPESMSSHLLENFSGETQDNYGREMDTVLSVASGTEDLQLPTPPLALAALQQFDSRPCNVSDILENLVAAAGPLALKQQRSLKLSNFLQPLQVAVEESSLRQALSNLIEGALLRTEVGGKVEIVSRGAPAGGALVVIDDDGPDMHYMTQMHSLSPFGANLFTDGMVEXQHDMELHCRIDGCS; via the exons ATGATGCTGCTGTGTGCCGTTCCCCCTCACACTCACAGCAGCATCCTGCTTCCTTTTCACTGCTTCTcctacagcagcagcagcaaaagCAAAGCTCCTTCTATCTTCTACTCTAACCATTCTTCCAGAAGCTCCGACACTGCGTTCACATTCACCAGACCAAACGTCCGCACCAATCCATCCTCTCCTTCTCCATCTCCCGTCCATCAGAGCTCCACCAACGGTAACAGCTCCACCCCCGATGAGCAGGGCCTGGTTCCTTCCGCCGCAGCGATCGCGGCCGCCATCCGCCGCTCGTCTGCATCCCCCGTCGAGATCGTGCAGAGGATCGCGAGGGATGGGAATGACGGCCTTGTCTTGCCTAGCCCCGACTTCTGCAGGCTCTGCGTTGAGCAGCTGGATCTATTCCGCGCCATCGTCGATCCCGTTGCTGTGCTCTCA GTGTATGTGCGACCAGCTGGTAGTTATGTAATGGACCAGTTAGAACTACGGCGAGTCACTTTATATCCAGGAACGAATGGCGCTGAAACAGCAGAAGTTGTGATATTGATTGGTAATTTTGGTATGCCGACAGGCTTGCGTGCGGCTGAAGCTGTCCTTTCAAATAATCAA GTGCAAGTCATACCCGAGTGCCAGGCTGTGGTTTTCCCCATGGTGAAACATCCTTTTGTTGTGGGGTTTCTTGTTGCTGAACTTCCAATGACAGAATTCGAGCAATGCGTGAATGTCCAAAAAGATGGGCAAGGGATACCAATCTACCCATCACTGGAAGAATCATACGGAATCCCTTCAAATTCTGATAGGCAGATGTGGGAAATCCAGACTTTCAAGGAGGATTGGGTAAAAACGTACCACCAGTTCACAATCAAACAAAGATCAAGGGCTATTAAGATCTCTCGCTCCTTGGCTATGGCATATGTCATGGATCAG AAAGCAATGTTACTTCAGCAATCATCGTGGCAGAACAATGTCAGAATGAGTAATCTGGTTGAGCAA ATACGTGGTCCCCTTTCTAGCATCAGGACTCTGAGTAAAATGTTGTCTGTTCATATGAAGAGAAGTGAG ATCTCTTATGATATCATCGAAGACATACTTGTTCAAGGCGATCGCATGAAAGATACCTTACAACAGCTTCAGGATGCTGTTTATCTTACAAAG GCTAATATAGTGCGGTTTAATGAAGAGACGTTGAAGAAAATGCATAATTCAACTTACAACCATCCGGAATCAATGAGTTCGCACTTACTGGAAAACTTTTCAGGGGAAACCCAAGATAATTATGGGCGAGAAATGGATACAGTACTTTCTGTAGCTTCTGGAACAGAGGATTTGCAATTGCCTACGCCGCCTCTTGCTCTGGCAGCACTGCAACAATTTGACAGCAG GCCATGCAATGTCTCTGACATACTGGAAAATTTGGTGGCGGCCGCTGGACCTCTCGCTCTTAAGCAGCAACGATCACTTAAACTTAGTAATTTCTTACAGCCACTGCAAGTTGCAGTTGAAGAATCTTCTCTGCGCCAGGCACTGAGCAATCTGATAGAGGGCGCTCTGTTGCGTACAGAAGTCGGTGGCAAGGTTGAAATTGTATCCAGAGGAGCACCAGCAGGTGGCGCtcttgtggtgattgatgatGATGGGCCTGATATGCACTACATG ACACAAATGCATTCTCTATCACCATTCGGGGCAAATCTTTTCACAGACGGAATGGTGG GACAACATGACATGGAACTTCATTGCAGGATTGACGGTTGCTCGTGA